The genome window CCCTTCCTTTTTAGCCTGACCAGCAAAATACGTATACCGATTGCGGGCCTGAGATTCTCCGGCAAAGGCCGTCAGCAAATTCTTTTCCGTCTTGGTTCCTTTTACTGACATACTGCACTTCTCCCTTCTTCTAACTGTTCCTTTTGTTCCAAACAACGCTTACAAATGCCTTCAAAATAAACGCTTTTTCGTAAAACGGTACATTGATCCGCCAAACAGGACGGAATTTCAATTGTCTCAAATGGTTCATACTGAAAATCGATGATGGTGCCGCACCGCAGACACCGAAAGTGCTGGTGGTCTTCCAGCCCGCCGTCATAGCGTTTCGGCTGGCCGGTGCCTTCAACCAGAAAAGCCGCCCCGATTTGGAGCAGAGTATTGAGTGTACGGTTAACCGTATCCAGAGAAATGCTCGGCATCTCTCTTCGAACCTGCCGATAAACCTCTTCGGCTGTCGGGTGTTCTTTGGATTCGAGCAATACCCTGAAAACCCCCAAACGCTGCGGGGTGATTTTTAACCCTTTTGACCGGCAGAGGGTTTCGAACTCTTTCAGCCTTTCCTCAATTGTTTTCACAGTCTCTTTGGACATCGATTTTATAATTTTTTACTAAATAGTATATGTTCTTATTTAGTTTTTGTTCTTATGCACATTAGATTTTTATTAAAAATAAAAAAAAAAGAGCACATTCTCTAAAGAGA of Anaerohalosphaeraceae bacterium contains these proteins:
- a CDS encoding transcriptional repressor — protein: MKTIEERLKEFETLCRSKGLKITPQRLGVFRVLLESKEHPTAEEVYRQVRREMPSISLDTVNRTLNTLLQIGAAFLVEGTGQPKRYDGGLEDHQHFRCLRCGTIIDFQYEPFETIEIPSCLADQCTVLRKSVYFEGICKRCLEQKEQLEEGRSAVCQ